Proteins co-encoded in one Acidovorax sp. 69 genomic window:
- a CDS encoding DUF349 domain-containing protein encodes MFPFFSRSKMSDAPEVNPAPAKTHEPHPLDALTGGAFSAATSGERASRIRDWLASQPAPEQLQEVFKELSGRDKGAARAVRERLDEIRRAKGQEAIAAEWAEKAQALLAAPKLNIADALAWQRDAAKAGAPLSREPLSLLKVQVADRVKVIEDLQHRVQVQREAAVLLAQRIEVLSTKPWRDAHAALELLRADVARWQEQAQELTGDASWASVEARFPPLLDASRTQLLVVWEAFQPAVAQAAAAAEDATAPLPPVPVWADELRAARGLPTEAAAAAAAKPARVAKPKVAPEVVEKAAKVVRDALVTLEKETAEGHGKASAGAAAALRAVLKVHGKHIDTGMEQQVHAALVAAGELEGWQRWSADQVREDLVAKAEALLNRPEGQALGGRKMQETLRNLRDQWKQADQGGAPNHGLWKKFDEACNAAHKVVEVWLDKIRTEAAEHKAQRLALIEEVKAWAQEHAASGDWKGINRALYQFGDRWREGGHVGEKLFAELQPLWMQAISLAAAPLETARKESLARRHAMIEEAVALGAAPALRIDAVKALQQRWQAEAQTVPLDRKHEQKLWDAFRKPIDEAFNRKSADRDRAVTELSARDRVVLDASKALEAANATGDAQQIRLAMQALEAALHGQAQAAEAVASAQMDTQNQTQVQTDNAPQATEGGADDAPAEEKPDEVAHAAPKPVARPVVAVRGDDRPGMKKDAPAAPGRGARPGDRRDGRPGDRDAGRGPRVDGRSGDRNDRGGRFGDRPAYEDRGPRLGDTAFRAQREAMEHAQLALKKLAAQAHGEALTQLLTAWEKRDPAQVPSTQDLGGRVTASVRGAWTQALSTAPQGDASEALLRLEMAAETPTPAEHIAARRMLQLQLLTRRNDPAPVQTWGQDAARVLASVSDAANARRLQNVLKALLRK; translated from the coding sequence TCTGGCGAACGTGCTTCCCGCATCCGTGATTGGTTGGCCAGCCAGCCTGCGCCTGAGCAATTACAAGAAGTTTTTAAAGAACTGAGTGGGCGTGACAAGGGGGCTGCCCGCGCAGTCCGTGAGCGCCTGGATGAAATCCGCCGTGCAAAAGGGCAGGAGGCGATTGCCGCTGAGTGGGCCGAAAAGGCCCAAGCATTACTGGCCGCACCCAAGCTCAATATTGCAGACGCTCTCGCATGGCAGCGGGATGCCGCCAAGGCTGGTGCTCCTTTGTCGCGTGAGCCCCTTTCGCTGCTCAAGGTGCAGGTGGCTGACCGTGTGAAGGTGATTGAAGATCTGCAACACCGGGTTCAGGTTCAGCGCGAAGCCGCCGTATTGCTGGCTCAACGTATTGAAGTGCTCTCGACCAAGCCTTGGCGTGATGCCCACGCTGCGCTGGAATTGCTGCGCGCCGATGTTGCCCGTTGGCAGGAGCAGGCCCAGGAGTTGACGGGCGATGCGAGTTGGGCGAGCGTGGAGGCCCGCTTCCCGCCATTGCTTGACGCTTCGCGCACTCAACTGTTGGTGGTATGGGAGGCTTTCCAGCCTGCTGTGGCCCAGGCTGCGGCGGCCGCAGAAGACGCCACTGCGCCGTTGCCTCCCGTGCCCGTGTGGGCGGATGAGCTGCGGGCTGCGCGTGGCCTGCCGACCGAGGCAGCGGCTGCAGCTGCTGCCAAGCCAGCCCGCGTTGCGAAGCCCAAAGTCGCCCCAGAAGTGGTCGAAAAAGCCGCGAAGGTCGTGCGTGATGCTCTGGTGACTTTGGAAAAGGAGACCGCGGAGGGCCATGGCAAGGCCAGTGCTGGTGCTGCGGCCGCGCTGCGGGCGGTGCTCAAGGTACATGGCAAGCACATTGATACCGGCATGGAGCAGCAGGTGCATGCAGCGCTGGTTGCGGCTGGCGAGCTTGAAGGTTGGCAGCGTTGGAGTGCCGACCAGGTGCGCGAAGACCTGGTTGCCAAGGCCGAAGCCTTGCTTAACCGCCCTGAAGGTCAGGCACTGGGTGGTCGCAAGATGCAGGAAACCCTGCGCAATTTACGAGACCAGTGGAAGCAGGCCGATCAAGGCGGCGCGCCCAACCACGGGTTGTGGAAAAAATTTGACGAGGCGTGCAATGCGGCACACAAGGTCGTCGAAGTCTGGTTGGACAAAATTCGTACCGAGGCTGCTGAGCACAAGGCCCAGCGCCTGGCTCTCATCGAAGAGGTCAAGGCTTGGGCCCAGGAGCATGCGGCATCGGGCGACTGGAAGGGCATCAACCGGGCACTCTATCAATTTGGTGACCGCTGGCGCGAAGGTGGTCACGTGGGTGAAAAGCTTTTTGCTGAACTGCAACCGCTTTGGATGCAGGCCATTTCTCTCGCTGCAGCCCCGTTGGAAACCGCGCGAAAAGAAAGCCTGGCCCGCCGCCACGCCATGATTGAAGAGGCGGTGGCTTTGGGCGCCGCACCCGCTCTGCGCATCGACGCCGTGAAAGCGCTCCAGCAGCGCTGGCAAGCCGAAGCGCAGACAGTGCCCTTGGATCGCAAGCACGAGCAAAAGCTCTGGGATGCTTTCCGTAAGCCCATTGACGAAGCGTTCAACCGTAAATCAGCCGACCGCGATCGCGCGGTGACCGAGTTGAGCGCTCGTGACCGTGTGGTCTTGGATGCATCGAAAGCCCTTGAAGCAGCCAATGCAACGGGCGATGCACAGCAGATTCGTTTGGCTATGCAGGCGCTGGAGGCTGCGTTGCACGGGCAGGCCCAGGCGGCGGAGGCGGTGGCCTCTGCGCAGATGGATACTCAGAATCAAACACAGGTGCAGACAGACAATGCACCCCAGGCGACCGAAGGTGGCGCTGATGATGCGCCTGCTGAGGAGAAGCCAGATGAGGTCGCACATGCTGCTCCCAAGCCTGTCGCACGTCCTGTGGTTGCCGTGCGTGGCGATGACCGTCCTGGCATGAAGAAAGATGCCCCGGCGGCCCCTGGTCGTGGCGCGCGTCCTGGTGATCGTCGCGATGGCCGCCCTGGTGATCGTGATGCAGGTCGAGGTCCGCGCGTCGATGGTCGTTCGGGCGATCGAAACGACCGAGGCGGGCGTTTTGGTGATCGTCCTGCCTATGAAGACCGGGGCCCTCGCCTTGGCGACACCGCATTCCGTGCCCAGCGTGAGGCCATGGAGCACGCACAACTGGCATTGAAAAAGCTGGCAGCCCAGGCACATGGAGAAGCGTTGACCCAATTGCTGACCGCCTGGGAAAAGCGCGACCCTGCCCAGGTGCCGAGTACCCAAGACCTTGGTGGCCGTGTAACAGCTTCTGTGCGTGGTGCTTGGACTCAAGCGCTGTCCACAGCCCCTCAGGGTGATGCCTCAGAAGCGTTGCTGCGCCTTGAGATGGCGGCGGAGACGCCCACTCCTGCGGAGCACATAGCGGCTAGGCGCATGTTGCAGTTGCAATTGCTGACCCGTCGCAATGACCCCGCACCTGTCCAGACCTGGGGCCAGGATGCTGCTCGTGTGCTGGCGAGTGTCAGTGACGCAGCAAATGCCCGTCGTTTGCAGAACGTACTGAAGGCACTACTCCGCAAGTAA
- the rnr gene encoding ribonuclease R: MYNKKTTPGAQSAHLSDEIEGSVQGHRDGHGFVIRDDGEGDIYIPPNEMRAVLHKDRVRVRIVRQDRRGRPEGRVVEIIERPPQPLIGRLLQESGVWLVAPEDKRYGQDVLIPKGATGAAKTGQVVVVELTEPPALFGQPVGRITEVLGEVDDPGMEIEIAVRKYGVPHEFSAECLAQAKELPDKVRAQDKKRRVDLTDVPLVTIDGEDARDFDDAVYCEPAKVGRSKGWRLLVAIADVSHYVETGSAIDIDAYDRATSVYFPRRVIPMLPEKLSNGLCSLNPEVERLCMVCDMLVTAKGEVHAYQFYPAVMFSHARFTYTEVAAILANTRGPEASKRKDRVKDLLNLHDVYRALLIARQQRGAVDFETTETQIVCDENGRIEKIVPRTRNDAHKLIEEAMLAANVCSADFIAQGGQPGLFRVHEGPTPEKQEILRNYLKAMAVGMTIGDDPKPAEFQAIAQATKERPDAQQIHTMLLRSMQQAIYTPVNSGHFGLAFDAYTHFTSPIRRYPDLLVHRVIKAILSKTKYALPSLPTPGEAHAKLAKRLAARVAAPGTKPRKDVTPPSRDTQAWEAAGLHCSANERRADEASRDVEAWLKCKYMREHLGEEYSGVVSAATSFGIFVTLDAMYVEGLVHITELGGEYFKFDEARQELRGERTGIRYAIGARVRVQVSRVDLDGRKIDFRLVREGEELLGRALKDKGVGAEGAGGAARKTGGRSNGRKADKGAAPSATEQAGLSRERAARSPIQSLKASVKKAVAGKSSKGKARKPRRG, encoded by the coding sequence TTGTATAACAAAAAAACCACCCCCGGCGCGCAGTCCGCGCATTTGTCGGACGAGATTGAAGGCAGCGTGCAGGGGCACCGTGATGGGCACGGTTTTGTCATTCGCGACGATGGCGAAGGCGACATCTATATCCCCCCCAATGAAATGCGCGCAGTGCTGCACAAGGACCGCGTGCGTGTACGCATCGTGCGCCAGGACCGCCGTGGTCGCCCCGAAGGCCGCGTGGTCGAGATCATTGAGCGCCCGCCCCAGCCCCTCATCGGTCGCCTGCTGCAGGAAAGTGGCGTGTGGCTCGTGGCGCCCGAGGACAAGCGCTATGGCCAGGATGTCTTGATTCCCAAAGGTGCCACCGGCGCCGCAAAAACAGGGCAGGTCGTCGTTGTTGAACTGACCGAGCCACCCGCACTGTTTGGCCAGCCCGTGGGCCGCATCACCGAAGTGCTCGGCGAGGTGGACGACCCCGGCATGGAGATCGAGATCGCCGTGCGCAAGTACGGCGTGCCGCACGAGTTCTCCGCCGAGTGCTTGGCGCAGGCCAAGGAGTTGCCCGACAAGGTGCGCGCGCAGGACAAGAAGCGCCGCGTGGACCTGACCGACGTGCCCCTGGTCACCATCGATGGTGAAGACGCCCGCGACTTCGACGATGCCGTGTACTGCGAGCCCGCCAAGGTGGGCCGCAGCAAGGGCTGGCGCCTGCTGGTGGCGATTGCCGACGTGAGCCACTATGTGGAGACCGGTAGCGCCATCGACATTGACGCCTACGACCGCGCCACCAGCGTGTACTTTCCGCGCCGCGTGATTCCCATGCTGCCCGAGAAGCTGAGCAACGGCCTGTGTTCCCTCAACCCCGAGGTGGAGCGCCTGTGCATGGTTTGTGACATGCTGGTCACCGCCAAGGGCGAAGTGCACGCCTACCAGTTCTACCCGGCCGTGATGTTCAGCCATGCGCGTTTCACGTACACGGAAGTGGCGGCCATCCTGGCCAATACGCGCGGCCCCGAGGCCAGCAAGCGCAAGGACCGCGTGAAGGACCTGCTCAACCTGCACGACGTGTACCGAGCCCTTCTGATTGCACGCCAGCAGCGCGGCGCAGTGGACTTTGAAACCACCGAAACGCAGATCGTCTGCGACGAGAACGGCCGCATCGAAAAGATCGTGCCGCGCACCCGCAATGATGCGCACAAGCTCATCGAAGAGGCCATGCTGGCCGCCAACGTGTGCAGTGCCGACTTCATCGCCCAGGGCGGACAGCCTGGCCTGTTCCGCGTTCACGAAGGCCCCACGCCCGAGAAGCAGGAGATCCTGCGCAACTACCTCAAGGCCATGGCCGTCGGCATGACGATTGGCGATGATCCCAAGCCCGCCGAGTTCCAGGCGATTGCCCAGGCCACCAAAGAGCGGCCTGACGCGCAGCAGATCCACACCATGCTGTTGCGCTCCATGCAGCAGGCTATCTACACGCCCGTCAACAGTGGCCACTTTGGCCTGGCGTTCGATGCCTACACGCACTTCACCAGCCCGATCCGGCGTTACCCCGACTTGCTGGTGCATCGGGTCATCAAGGCCATCCTGAGCAAGACGAAGTACGCGCTGCCGTCGCTGCCTACACCGGGCGAAGCCCACGCCAAGCTGGCCAAGCGCCTGGCAGCCCGTGTGGCCGCGCCCGGCACCAAGCCGCGCAAGGACGTGACACCCCCTAGCCGCGATACCCAGGCCTGGGAGGCCGCAGGCCTGCATTGCAGTGCCAACGAGCGCCGCGCCGACGAGGCGAGCCGCGATGTGGAGGCCTGGCTCAAGTGCAAGTACATGCGCGAACACCTGGGCGAGGAGTACAGCGGCGTGGTGAGTGCGGCGACGAGCTTCGGCATCTTCGTGACGCTCGACGCGATGTATGTCGAAGGTCTGGTGCACATCACCGAACTCGGCGGCGAGTACTTCAAGTTCGACGAGGCGCGCCAGGAGCTGCGTGGTGAACGCACCGGCATCCGATACGCCATCGGCGCGCGCGTGCGGGTGCAGGTCAGCCGCGTGGATCTGGATGGCCGCAAGATCGACTTCCGCCTGGTGCGTGAAGGCGAGGAACTGCTCGGCCGCGCGCTCAAGGACAAGGGCGTGGGCGCAGAAGGCGCAGGCGGTGCTGCCCGCAAGACCGGAGGCCGCTCCAATGGGCGCAAGGCTGACAAGGGCGCAGCCCCATCAGCCACCGAGCAAGCGGGCCTCTCGCGTGAGCGGGCAGCGCGCTCACCGATCCAGTCCCTGAAAGCGTCCGTCAAGAAGGCGGTCGCAGGCAAATCCAGCAAGGGCAAGGCGCGCAAGCCGCGCCGGGGATGA
- a CDS encoding ABC transporter permease, giving the protein MISRLPGLTLPERVWNMARRWAVAWWRILYLGAVVLVLVLSPSSYGKGTRRALARHLYLDTAPVLLGFTVLAALISLVLTRIVVVTALSYGLSRYALEMVIRVLVLELIPLTAALFVAMRCTIPNGSQLSRLHQTGRFDALRRQGSDPVRIELLPRVIAGVFACVTLAALSCVVALVLAYLGVYGFNLAGLPSYTRMFGQVFSPSVTMVFVLKTLFFSLAVALIPMAAGLYDIGERTQTDSELGGLARMFAVLLLIEVTSLMGNYY; this is encoded by the coding sequence ATGATCTCCCGTCTGCCTGGCCTGACCCTGCCTGAACGTGTGTGGAACATGGCACGTCGTTGGGCGGTGGCCTGGTGGCGCATCCTGTACCTGGGGGCTGTGGTGCTGGTGCTGGTGTTGTCGCCGTCCAGCTATGGCAAAGGCACCCGCCGGGCGCTCGCCCGCCACCTGTATCTGGACACGGCGCCAGTGCTGCTGGGTTTCACGGTGCTGGCTGCGTTGATCAGCCTTGTGCTCACGCGCATCGTGGTGGTCACGGCGCTGAGCTATGGGCTGTCGCGCTACGCTCTGGAGATGGTGATCCGCGTGCTGGTGCTGGAGCTGATTCCGCTCACCGCAGCGTTGTTTGTGGCTATGCGGTGCACCATTCCCAACGGATCGCAGCTTTCGCGCCTACATCAGACAGGTCGCTTCGACGCGCTGCGCCGCCAGGGCTCTGATCCTGTGCGCATCGAGCTGCTGCCCCGCGTGATTGCCGGGGTGTTTGCCTGTGTCACCCTGGCCGCACTGAGTTGCGTGGTGGCGCTGGTGCTGGCCTATCTGGGTGTGTATGGTTTCAATTTGGCGGGGTTGCCCAGCTATACGCGCATGTTTGGCCAAGTGTTCTCGCCCAGCGTGACGATGGTGTTTGTGCTCAAGACACTGTTCTTCAGCCTGGCCGTGGCGCTGATCCCCATGGCAGCGGGCCTGTACGACATCGGTGAGCGCACCCAGACCGATTCTGAGCTGGGCGGTCTGGCCCGCATGTTTGCCGTGCTGTTGCTGATCGAGGTGACTTCGCTCATGGGCAACTATTACTGA
- a CDS encoding MlaD family protein — MNDTPPKPSHGSSAPSAAADVPPVETLRPVAYLEIKAAALLLFTLALILGSGLYLLYARGAFEPTQTLVLTADDSEGVVVGMDMTFSGFPIGRVRRIELAESGNARILVDVPRKDAHWLRESSVFTLVRGLVGGTNIRAYSGILSDPALPDGAVRPVLRGDATAEIPQLMATARELLTNLNALTSPDAALGHTLTNVKALTERLNGPGGALGVLMGNEADAKKIVATLERTNALLARLDGMAARADTQVFGSEGNKDALVPEVRATVAQLNGLLADTRTSLKKVDAVLVEAQAIGANAREATTDLGALRAEVEGNLRKVESLVNEINRKWPFARDTELKLP, encoded by the coding sequence ATGAACGACACCCCTCCCAAGCCATCGCATGGCTCATCTGCGCCTTCCGCTGCGGCCGATGTGCCTCCGGTCGAGACCCTGCGCCCGGTGGCCTATCTGGAAATCAAGGCGGCCGCGCTGCTGCTGTTCACCCTGGCCCTCATCCTGGGCTCGGGTCTTTACCTGCTCTATGCACGAGGTGCGTTTGAGCCTACGCAAACGCTGGTGCTGACGGCCGATGACTCCGAAGGCGTGGTGGTGGGCATGGACATGACGTTCTCTGGCTTTCCCATCGGTCGCGTGCGGCGCATCGAGCTGGCTGAATCGGGCAATGCCCGCATCCTGGTAGACGTGCCCCGCAAGGACGCCCACTGGCTGCGCGAGTCCAGTGTGTTCACATTGGTCCGGGGCCTAGTGGGGGGCACCAACATCCGGGCCTACTCCGGCATCCTCTCCGACCCCGCGCTGCCCGATGGCGCAGTGCGGCCGGTGTTGCGCGGGGATGCGACGGCGGAGATCCCGCAGCTCATGGCCACAGCGCGCGAGCTGCTCACCAACCTGAATGCACTGACATCGCCAGACGCGGCCTTGGGCCACACCCTGACCAACGTCAAGGCACTCACCGAGCGGCTCAATGGCCCGGGCGGCGCCCTGGGCGTGCTGATGGGGAACGAAGCTGACGCGAAGAAGATTGTGGCCACCCTGGAGCGCACCAACGCGCTGCTGGCGCGGCTGGATGGCATGGCCGCCCGCGCTGACACGCAGGTGTTCGGGAGCGAGGGTAACAAGGACGCCCTCGTGCCCGAGGTGCGCGCCACCGTGGCCCAGCTCAATGGCTTGCTGGCCGACACCCGCACCAGCCTGAAGAAGGTGGACGCCGTGCTGGTGGAAGCTCAGGCCATCGGTGCCAACGCCCGTGAAGCCACCACCGACCTGGGCGCGCTGCGCGCCGAGGTAGAAGGCAACCTGCGCAAGGTGGAAAGCCTGGTCAACGAAATCAACCGCAAATGGCCCTTTGCACGCGATACGGAGCTGAAGCTGCCATGA
- a CDS encoding alpha/beta hydrolase, whose product MLMRWMYVGICWCLTTLVAPVWAEGTLFKVPTRDGVTNTVFWEVAPSAKATVLLFPGGAGGFGKVEDGSAAGGNFLVRSAPHFIARGYNVAIFGRPSDMELGWNERTGPAHMTDVAKVLEFVKHQSDLPVWVVGTSRGTVSATAVAIRVKDPVIAGLVLTSSVVNRNTPGAVPTQDLQAIQIPVLVYHHAKDGCKHCQAGETPAILKGLTRAPVKKLMVVNGGAHPVGDECAGQHWHGFIGMEQEAIAKITAWIQAPAP is encoded by the coding sequence ATGCTGATGCGTTGGATGTATGTTGGCATCTGCTGGTGCCTGACGACTCTGGTGGCACCCGTGTGGGCTGAAGGGACGCTGTTCAAGGTGCCGACACGTGACGGGGTAACCAACACCGTGTTCTGGGAAGTTGCTCCAAGCGCCAAGGCCACCGTGCTTCTTTTCCCAGGCGGCGCTGGTGGATTCGGGAAGGTGGAGGATGGCAGCGCCGCCGGCGGCAATTTTCTGGTCCGCTCTGCGCCACATTTCATTGCGCGCGGCTACAACGTGGCGATCTTCGGGCGGCCCAGCGACATGGAGCTGGGCTGGAACGAGCGCACGGGCCCCGCACACATGACCGACGTCGCCAAAGTGCTCGAATTTGTGAAACACCAAAGCGACTTACCCGTATGGGTTGTGGGCACCAGCCGCGGGACGGTGTCTGCGACGGCTGTGGCCATTCGTGTCAAAGACCCGGTGATTGCGGGGTTGGTGCTGACCTCCAGCGTGGTGAACAGGAACACACCGGGCGCAGTGCCCACTCAGGACCTGCAGGCCATACAGATCCCGGTGCTGGTGTACCACCACGCGAAGGACGGCTGCAAACACTGCCAAGCCGGCGAAACGCCCGCCATTCTGAAAGGGCTGACGCGGGCACCGGTCAAAAAGCTCATGGTGGTGAATGGCGGCGCCCACCCTGTAGGTGATGAGTGTGCGGGCCAGCATTGGCACGGCTTCATTGGCATGGAGCAGGAGGCAATAGCCAAGATCACCGCGTGGATTCAGGCGCCCGCGCCCTGA
- a CDS encoding SPFH domain-containing protein yields the protein MEIAIVILIIAVIFIARSVKVVPQQNAWVKERLGKYAGTLTPGLNFLIPFVDKVAYKHSLKEIPLDVPSQVCITRDNTQLQVDGILYFQVTDPMRASYGSSNYIMAVTQLAQTSLRSVIGKLELDKTFEERDIINAQIVQAIDEAALNWGVKVLRYEIKDLTPPKEILHAMQAQITAEREKRALIAASEGRRQEQINIATGEREAFIARSEGEKQAVINKAQGEAESIKAVAEANAQAIERVAAAIRQPGGEQAVQLKVAEKAVEAYSQVASDATTTLIVPSNMTEVSALIGSAMKMVQTSQKAG from the coding sequence ATGGAAATTGCCATCGTCATCCTGATCATTGCCGTGATCTTCATCGCCCGGTCCGTCAAGGTCGTGCCCCAGCAAAATGCCTGGGTCAAGGAGCGTCTGGGCAAATATGCAGGAACGCTCACTCCGGGGTTGAACTTCCTGATCCCGTTTGTGGACAAGGTCGCCTACAAGCACAGCCTGAAAGAAATCCCCCTCGACGTCCCAAGCCAGGTGTGCATCACGCGCGACAACACCCAGCTGCAGGTGGACGGCATCCTGTACTTTCAGGTCACGGACCCGATGCGAGCCAGCTACGGCTCCAGCAACTACATCATGGCCGTGACGCAACTGGCGCAGACCTCATTGCGCTCCGTGATCGGCAAGCTGGAGCTGGACAAGACCTTTGAAGAGCGCGACATCATCAATGCCCAGATCGTCCAGGCGATTGACGAGGCGGCCCTCAACTGGGGCGTGAAGGTGCTGCGCTACGAGATCAAGGACCTGACCCCGCCGAAGGAAATCCTGCACGCCATGCAGGCCCAGATCACGGCAGAGCGCGAGAAACGTGCCCTGATCGCCGCATCAGAAGGCCGTCGCCAGGAGCAGATCAATATCGCCACCGGCGAGCGCGAAGCCTTCATCGCTCGCTCCGAGGGCGAAAAGCAGGCCGTCATCAACAAGGCCCAGGGCGAGGCCGAATCCATCAAAGCCGTGGCCGAAGCCAACGCCCAGGCCATCGAACGCGTGGCAGCCGCCATCCGCCAACCCGGCGGCGAGCAAGCCGTACAGCTCAAGGTAGCCGAAAAGGCCGTAGAGGCCTACAGCCAAGTCGCATCGGACGCCACCACCACCCTTATCGTCCCCAGCAACATGACCGAGGTATCCGCGCTGATTGGGTCGGCGATGAAGATGGTGCAGACGTCGCAGAAGGCAGGCTGA
- a CDS encoding NfeD family protein, with amino-acid sequence MEASTIWWLAAGAVVVAELLTGTFYLLMVALGLVAAALAAHLGLPSAPQMVSAALVGGGAVVACYLLRKRRPGDPSARADRSVNMDVGETILIESWNSDGTATVKYRGAPWTAIHRPGVTPSTGMHRVAELVGNRLLVDPV; translated from the coding sequence ATGGAGGCATCCACCATCTGGTGGCTGGCAGCAGGGGCGGTGGTCGTGGCAGAGCTTCTGACCGGCACGTTCTATTTGCTGATGGTGGCGTTGGGACTGGTGGCCGCCGCCTTGGCCGCCCATCTGGGCCTGCCGTCCGCACCGCAAATGGTGTCGGCAGCCCTCGTGGGCGGAGGCGCGGTTGTGGCGTGCTACCTCCTGAGAAAAAGGCGGCCCGGTGATCCGTCGGCGCGTGCAGACCGGAGCGTCAATATGGATGTGGGCGAAACCATCCTCATCGAGAGCTGGAACTCCGACGGCACCGCTACTGTGAAGTACAGAGGCGCCCCATGGACCGCCATCCATCGCCCCGGCGTCACGCCCTCTACCGGAATGCACCGTGTCGCCGAGCTGGTGGGTAACCGCCTGCTGGTGGACCCGGTTTAA